From Humisphaera borealis, the proteins below share one genomic window:
- a CDS encoding 3-keto-disaccharide hydrolase, with protein sequence MKPTLLSACLLAGLLVVSAVGLAADKDAAKETATNTAKDTAEPKLEPLFNGKDLTNFKADASKAFWRVEDGVLIGENDAAKKGNYLYTEKEYGDFVIEFDVRWKGEPPRGVDTGIEMRKPNLQLQLGVSGSLKVDMSGSWYVGKPGYPETGRAKEAAKLMKPEGQWNTFRIQAKGDTFTCWINGTKASEYKDPKFAGPAPLGFQIHPGVVMKCEYRNIRVAAL encoded by the coding sequence ATGAAACCAACCCTCCTGTCGGCATGTCTTCTCGCGGGTCTTCTCGTGGTCTCGGCCGTCGGCCTCGCGGCGGACAAGGATGCCGCCAAAGAAACCGCCACGAACACCGCCAAAGACACCGCCGAGCCGAAGCTCGAGCCGCTGTTCAACGGGAAGGACCTGACGAACTTCAAAGCCGACGCGAGCAAGGCGTTTTGGCGCGTCGAGGACGGCGTGCTGATCGGCGAAAACGACGCGGCCAAGAAGGGGAACTACCTCTACACCGAAAAAGAGTACGGCGACTTCGTCATCGAGTTCGACGTCCGCTGGAAGGGCGAACCGCCACGCGGCGTCGACACCGGCATCGAAATGCGCAAGCCCAACCTCCAGTTGCAGCTCGGCGTTTCAGGGAGCCTGAAGGTGGACATGTCCGGCTCCTGGTACGTCGGCAAGCCCGGCTATCCCGAGACCGGGCGGGCGAAGGAAGCCGCAAAGCTGATGAAGCCAGAAGGCCAGTGGAACACCTTCCGCATCCAGGCGAAGGGAGACACGTTCACCTGCTGGATCAACGGCACCAAGGCGTCGGAATACAAAGATCCCAAGTTCGCCGGCCCCGCGCCGCTGGGCTTCCAGATCCACCCGGGCGTGGTGATGAAGTGCGAGTACCGGAATATCCGGGTGGCGGCGCTGTAA
- a CDS encoding DUF2149 domain-containing protein, translating into MFDIWMVFAIAVLIAFVQAGSLRSEASGARAPASSTPTMREKLASETVQVMQMEVSNQKLSGQGERLGTAYRLKSGQVVYVPEPNAR; encoded by the coding sequence TTGTTTGATATCTGGATGGTGTTCGCGATCGCCGTCCTGATCGCGTTCGTCCAGGCAGGCTCTCTCCGGTCGGAAGCGTCCGGCGCCCGGGCGCCTGCCTCGTCCACGCCGACCATGCGCGAGAAACTGGCCTCGGAGACGGTCCAGGTGATGCAGATGGAAGTGTCCAATCAGAAGCTATCAGGACAGGGCGAGCGGCTTGGTACCGCATACCGCCTGAAGTCCGGACAGGTTGTTTATGTGCCGGAGCCGAACGCCAGGTAA
- a CDS encoding MotA/TolQ/ExbB proton channel family protein, which yields MIQQLNDGISRTLYEISSVLLLPVMLAVLACFIASLALLGGFVREARERRRTRMSLDAAIRLVNTGEVDPSAVWKALLQGGCGLPLSYGRAVQTGPGSPAFWRKCLSDLESRIAVSLGRVSFLARVGPMLGLLGTLIPFGPALSGLSSGDIQTLSANLVTAFATTVVGLLCGSIAYGLGTVRRAWYGRDYDDIEYVVQLISEVHSLEVSKSQEVGGNGRRSDLRTNQLV from the coding sequence ATGATTCAACAACTCAACGACGGCATCTCACGAACGCTGTATGAGATTTCGTCCGTATTGCTCTTACCGGTCATGCTGGCGGTCCTCGCCTGCTTTATCGCGTCGCTTGCTCTGCTCGGGGGCTTCGTCCGAGAAGCACGCGAACGCCGCAGAACACGGATGTCACTCGACGCCGCAATCCGACTGGTTAATACGGGCGAGGTTGACCCGTCCGCTGTCTGGAAAGCGCTGCTGCAAGGGGGCTGCGGCCTGCCCCTTTCCTATGGTCGCGCCGTCCAGACTGGTCCTGGGTCGCCTGCGTTCTGGCGAAAGTGTTTGTCCGATCTGGAGAGCCGGATCGCCGTCTCGCTGGGAAGGGTCAGCTTTCTGGCCCGCGTCGGACCCATGCTGGGGTTGCTCGGCACGCTGATCCCGTTCGGCCCGGCGCTTTCGGGGCTATCCTCCGGCGACATCCAGACGCTTTCAGCGAATCTCGTTACGGCGTTTGCCACGACCGTCGTCGGGCTGCTGTGTGGGAGCATTGCGTACGGCCTCGGAACGGTGCGGCGTGCCTGGTATGGCAGAGATTACGACGATATTGAGTACGTGGTCCAACTCATTTCGGAGGTGCATTCCCTTGAAGTATCGAAAAGCCAGGAAGTGGGAGGAAACGGACGACGATCCGACCTCCGGACTAATCAACTTGTTTGA
- a CDS encoding cobaltochelatase subunit CobN, giving the protein MVLLAGAAVAAAPATAPAGAGQAPAGTADIGFIGLHGGVYEQLQFHSRLQGIRLKYFDDSAIASGEADLGSVSVVYVQHTREEDREAYRRALARARQQNPAVKIVAFDSKGREFLREIAGKDLVVNDVEAGKYYGSTSDNLRRLLTYTAATYLGRQVKIEPPQDAQVSGMYHPDHAGMFEDVGAFLAWRKSGGVAVDGKPRLLIAVHSTHLAFQQPRVVEALVREAEKQGAIAVAIIDGRSDGYMAQAKGFHPDAVIHTCHSTDALPFRTELDVPHLHSIFFRKQSIGEWLQSSIGLSSSEIAFHIVGQELIGAIEPQVVAGTRSGGGGSDAFEPIPERVEHLIRRALSYARLRSTPQAAKKVAIVYYDREMGKGELMRGSSTGMHMNAPRSVVSVLDRMKLAGYTITPTPRNEEELLGWMMDRGRLVGVWAPGELDKLVRTGSPVLIPAEEYEQWYKRRVPEARRAQLDAKWGPAPGKFMVWENVGRKFIVVPRIDLGNVILLPQPLRGEAHGKEALNSQAHDKVTAPPHNYLATYFWLEEKFKANALVHFGTHGSEFALPGKPSGQSDHDWPDVVMGAMLNFNPWIIENMVESAPVRRRAYGTLISHLPPPIVTAGLSDELATLHETIDKWELMEEGGLKEKFAAEIGRLVRVCRLQVDLKLSIPEDNRLDASSIARVNDYLHTILEETTPTSLHVLGEPPRKDLLPAYMVNVLRTPFLKALEILVHGHTHEPATDAPHGTPESGHEHNVRPVAEKILRLMLVDGLSPGDAVSLGVGRRIDSLPEDIDRGLKLALKMNQDFQRTTDEIGNLIAGLDGRFVPPGPGNNPIRNPNAVPTGRNMYLLNPDEVPMRPSWELGKKLADDLIKRHQQQHGQFPTKIGFDLRSSATFRDYGVMEGQILALLGVEPVWDERNLVSDIKLIPREKLGRPRVDVFIAAGGWYESNLPGRLNLWDKAVRLVAASSEQDNPIFRNTVDLKRTLMKGGIDAAKAETLAPARIFGIAPGRETASSLSYSVERSGDWSTREEIARQYLAAHKYVYTEGAWGESAEPLYDAAIQGTHTVVRSWSDYMTSPLSSRYTWLHGGALALGVEQATGKRPDYVISDVRDADKAALVKAEDALQREYRVRLFNRKWVEGMMKEGYAGADHMRFLVSNSFGWEVMRPGSVGDANWQGMKEVLVDDKLQVRLKEWFEKNNPYAYQDATAAMIEAIRKGHWNADEKTRQQLAMEFAQSVGRHGFSGNLRTGGNKPMEEMIVGQLQSIPGAAAKEALAQYAVQVQSQRQIPPADALAAAPAEPTPASPSAPKANAPEATPTVAESVAPPAAAPVEGYRAELAAAPSYRWIWTAAGGVLVLAMIAIGALRRTGTPM; this is encoded by the coding sequence ATGGTTCTACTGGCAGGTGCGGCCGTGGCCGCCGCGCCCGCCACTGCGCCGGCAGGCGCCGGTCAAGCGCCTGCCGGAACCGCCGACATTGGGTTCATCGGGTTGCATGGCGGCGTCTACGAGCAGCTACAGTTTCATTCCCGGCTTCAGGGAATCCGTCTGAAGTATTTTGATGACAGCGCGATCGCCTCGGGGGAGGCAGATCTGGGCTCGGTCAGCGTTGTCTACGTTCAGCACACCCGTGAAGAGGACCGCGAAGCCTATCGGCGAGCGCTTGCGCGGGCGCGTCAGCAGAATCCGGCGGTCAAAATCGTAGCCTTCGATTCAAAAGGGCGGGAGTTCCTTCGTGAGATCGCCGGGAAGGATCTGGTCGTCAATGACGTCGAGGCGGGCAAGTACTACGGCAGCACCAGCGACAATCTGCGGCGCCTGCTGACGTACACCGCTGCTACCTATCTCGGAAGGCAGGTGAAGATCGAACCGCCGCAGGATGCCCAGGTTTCGGGGATGTACCACCCTGATCACGCCGGGATGTTCGAAGACGTCGGTGCATTCCTCGCGTGGCGGAAGTCCGGAGGCGTTGCGGTCGACGGCAAACCCCGCTTGCTGATTGCCGTTCATTCCACCCACCTGGCGTTCCAGCAACCGCGCGTTGTCGAAGCTCTGGTGCGCGAGGCCGAGAAGCAAGGCGCGATTGCCGTCGCGATCATTGACGGCCGCTCCGACGGCTACATGGCGCAGGCCAAGGGCTTCCACCCGGACGCGGTCATACACACCTGCCACAGTACCGACGCCCTTCCGTTTCGAACTGAACTCGACGTGCCGCACCTCCATTCGATCTTTTTTCGGAAGCAGTCGATCGGCGAGTGGCTTCAGAGCTCGATCGGTCTGTCTTCGAGCGAAATCGCCTTTCACATCGTAGGGCAGGAACTTATCGGCGCGATCGAGCCTCAGGTCGTTGCCGGAACGCGCTCCGGGGGCGGTGGATCCGATGCGTTCGAGCCAATTCCCGAACGGGTCGAACACCTGATTCGCCGGGCTCTGTCCTACGCTCGCCTCCGGTCCACACCGCAAGCGGCAAAAAAAGTCGCAATCGTCTACTACGATCGCGAGATGGGAAAAGGGGAGCTGATGCGGGGCAGTTCGACCGGCATGCACATGAACGCTCCGCGAAGCGTCGTTTCGGTACTGGACCGGATGAAACTCGCCGGTTACACGATCACCCCGACGCCGCGCAACGAGGAGGAGCTTCTCGGCTGGATGATGGATCGTGGGAGGTTGGTCGGCGTCTGGGCACCAGGGGAACTCGACAAGCTCGTACGCACCGGCTCACCGGTTCTCATTCCGGCCGAAGAGTACGAGCAGTGGTACAAGCGCCGCGTACCCGAGGCGCGACGCGCTCAGCTCGACGCCAAATGGGGGCCGGCCCCGGGCAAGTTCATGGTCTGGGAGAACGTGGGACGCAAATTCATCGTCGTCCCCCGTATCGACCTGGGAAATGTCATCCTGCTGCCGCAACCTCTCCGCGGCGAAGCCCACGGAAAAGAAGCACTCAACAGCCAGGCACACGATAAGGTCACCGCGCCTCCGCACAATTACCTGGCAACGTACTTCTGGCTGGAGGAAAAGTTCAAGGCCAACGCGCTGGTGCACTTCGGCACGCACGGCTCAGAGTTCGCGCTGCCGGGCAAGCCGAGTGGGCAATCCGACCATGACTGGCCGGACGTTGTCATGGGCGCAATGCTCAACTTCAATCCGTGGATCATCGAAAACATGGTCGAGTCAGCGCCTGTCCGCCGCAGGGCATACGGCACCCTGATCAGCCATCTCCCGCCGCCGATTGTTACCGCAGGACTCAGCGATGAATTGGCCACGCTGCACGAGACGATCGACAAATGGGAGTTGATGGAAGAGGGCGGGCTTAAGGAAAAGTTTGCGGCTGAGATCGGCCGGCTTGTCCGTGTCTGCCGCCTGCAGGTGGACCTTAAGCTGTCGATCCCCGAAGACAACCGGCTCGACGCTTCCTCGATTGCACGGGTCAATGATTATCTCCATACGATTCTCGAAGAAACGACGCCCACGAGTCTGCACGTGCTCGGCGAGCCTCCGCGAAAGGACTTATTGCCGGCGTACATGGTAAACGTGCTCAGGACGCCATTTCTCAAGGCGCTGGAAATCCTGGTGCACGGCCACACCCACGAGCCGGCGACCGACGCGCCGCACGGCACCCCGGAGAGCGGCCACGAACATAACGTTCGCCCGGTGGCGGAAAAGATCCTGCGGCTCATGTTGGTGGACGGGCTTTCCCCCGGAGATGCCGTCAGCCTTGGCGTTGGCCGGAGGATCGACTCGTTACCGGAGGACATCGACCGCGGTCTGAAGCTGGCGCTGAAGATGAATCAGGACTTCCAGCGCACGACCGATGAAATCGGAAACCTGATCGCCGGGCTTGACGGCCGGTTTGTTCCGCCCGGTCCGGGAAACAATCCGATCCGCAACCCCAACGCGGTTCCGACAGGGCGCAACATGTATCTGCTGAACCCGGACGAAGTGCCCATGCGACCGTCCTGGGAACTGGGCAAGAAGCTGGCCGACGATCTGATCAAACGACATCAGCAACAGCACGGGCAGTTTCCGACGAAGATCGGCTTTGACCTCAGGTCGTCGGCCACCTTCCGGGACTACGGGGTGATGGAAGGGCAGATCCTGGCGCTACTGGGGGTCGAGCCGGTGTGGGACGAGCGCAACCTTGTAAGCGACATCAAGCTGATTCCGCGGGAAAAGCTCGGCCGCCCCCGGGTGGACGTCTTCATTGCGGCGGGCGGATGGTACGAATCCAACCTGCCGGGTCGGCTGAATCTGTGGGACAAAGCCGTGCGCCTGGTGGCAGCATCGTCCGAGCAGGACAACCCGATCTTCCGCAACACGGTGGATCTAAAGCGGACGCTGATGAAAGGCGGAATCGACGCCGCCAAGGCGGAAACGCTCGCGCCGGCGAGGATTTTCGGTATCGCACCCGGACGCGAAACAGCCAGCTCATTGTCCTATTCTGTCGAGCGGTCCGGCGACTGGAGCACCCGTGAAGAGATTGCCAGGCAGTACCTTGCCGCCCACAAATATGTCTACACGGAGGGAGCCTGGGGCGAGTCGGCCGAACCTCTCTATGATGCGGCCATCCAGGGTACGCACACCGTCGTCCGGAGTTGGTCGGATTACATGACCAGCCCGCTATCGAGTCGCTACACCTGGCTGCACGGCGGGGCATTGGCGCTGGGCGTCGAACAAGCCACCGGCAAGCGGCCCGACTACGTCATTTCCGACGTGCGCGATGCTGACAAGGCTGCACTGGTCAAAGCAGAAGACGCACTGCAGCGCGAATACCGGGTGCGGCTATTCAACCGCAAGTGGGTGGAAGGGATGATGAAGGAAGGCTACGCCGGGGCGGATCACATGCGATTTCTGGTTAGCAACAGCTTCGGCTGGGAGGTCATGCGGCCGGGCAGCGTCGGTGATGCGAATTGGCAGGGCATGAAAGAGGTGCTGGTCGACGACAAGCTTCAGGTGCGGCTCAAGGAGTGGTTCGAGAAGAACAACCCGTATGCCTATCAGGACGCGACCGCGGCGATGATCGAGGCCATTCGCAAAGGACATTGGAACGCCGACGAGAAGACGCGACAGCAACTCGCCATGGAGTTTGCCCAGAGTGTCGGAAGACACGGCTTCTCCGGGAACCTCCGGACCGGCGGGAACAAGCCGATGGAGGAGATGATCGTCGGGCAACTTCAGTCCATTCCGGGTGCGGCGGCAAAGGAAGCACTTGCCCAGTATGCCGTACAGGTGCAATCGCAGCGGCAGATTCCGCCCGCTGACGCTCTTGCCGCCGCGCCGGCGGAACCCACGCCGGCGTCACCTTCGGCACCAAAGGCCAATGCGCCAGAAGCCACGCCAACGGTCGCGGAATCCGTTGCTCCGCCCGCTGCCGCGCCTGTCGAAGGCTATCGGGCGGAGCTCGCTGCCGCTCCCTCCTATCGATGGATCTGGACGGCTGCCGGGGGCGTCCTGGTGCTCGCGATGATCGCGATCGGCGCTCTGCGACGAACGGGGACTCCCATGTAG
- a CDS encoding type II secretion system protein, with translation MATALQKHGKHGHQQKAFTLVELLVVIGVIALLISILLPALNRAREQAQASVCLSNLRQIGAALTLYNNENHGYNVPSYTMTGTNSGVPLEGWACILDALNYVKAAEGSGNSVYACPSMLHEAPLDGQTGTAEFKANGYMDWPNTGLGTPGVTVPSRGHNKIIRVGYWINADNPIGTTNPIVRDLYYTSSVGFGPIAGEFLRPTKISAIKRTTATIALTDGVYAGQQRNCRLGDTNRRIGYRHGGVVKDPYANVLFADGHAESIRSSEFPRAKGATTGTAEEIRRENCNGGPTVYANPNLQF, from the coding sequence ATGGCAACGGCTCTGCAGAAGCATGGGAAGCATGGTCATCAGCAAAAGGCGTTTACGCTTGTCGAACTGCTCGTTGTGATCGGAGTCATCGCGCTGCTGATCAGCATCCTTCTTCCAGCACTGAACAGGGCGAGGGAGCAAGCGCAGGCGTCGGTTTGCCTCTCAAATCTTCGTCAGATCGGTGCGGCGCTGACGCTCTACAACAATGAGAATCATGGGTACAACGTACCGTCCTACACCATGACCGGCACGAACAGTGGCGTGCCGCTCGAAGGCTGGGCGTGCATCCTGGACGCGTTGAACTATGTCAAAGCGGCCGAAGGTTCCGGCAACTCCGTCTACGCGTGCCCCAGCATGCTTCATGAAGCGCCGCTCGACGGGCAGACCGGTACCGCAGAGTTCAAGGCCAACGGATACATGGACTGGCCCAATACCGGACTGGGAACCCCCGGGGTGACGGTCCCGTCGCGCGGGCACAACAAGATCATCCGCGTCGGCTACTGGATCAACGCCGACAACCCCATCGGTACGACCAATCCCATTGTCCGCGATCTGTACTACACGTCCTCAGTCGGATTCGGGCCGATCGCCGGTGAGTTCCTCCGGCCGACCAAGATCTCGGCGATCAAGCGGACCACTGCCACTATCGCACTCACCGACGGCGTCTACGCCGGCCAGCAGAGAAACTGCCGACTGGGCGACACGAATCGACGAATCGGTTACCGCCATGGCGGGGTTGTCAAAGATCCCTACGCCAACGTGCTTTTTGCCGACGGACATGCCGAATCGATTCGCAGCAGTGAGTTTCCCCGCGCCAAAGGTGCCACTACCGGCACGGCCGAAGAAATCCGCCGTGAGAACTGCAACGGCGGGCCGACCGTTTACGCCAATCCCAACCTTCAGTTCTAG
- a CDS encoding PTS sugar transporter subunit IIA gives MRLTEILKPQNIKLPLVANTKAEAIGALVTLLSDNGELTDPKKVLDAVLERETTRTTGIGNGLAIPHGKCTGTDHLVMAIGRPATPVDFQAIDGRPVSLIWLLASPPDKTGPHIHALARISRLMTIDKFRHALTEAKTSQEIFDAIVKQEAQL, from the coding sequence ATGCGTCTGACCGAGATCCTCAAACCTCAGAACATCAAACTTCCCCTGGTCGCAAACACCAAGGCCGAGGCGATCGGCGCCTTGGTAACCCTTTTGTCCGACAACGGCGAACTCACCGACCCCAAGAAGGTGCTGGATGCCGTCCTGGAGCGCGAAACCACCCGGACCACCGGCATCGGCAACGGGCTGGCGATTCCCCACGGCAAGTGCACCGGCACCGACCACCTGGTGATGGCGATCGGCCGACCGGCGACCCCGGTCGACTTCCAGGCGATCGACGGCCGGCCCGTCAGCCTGATCTGGTTGCTCGCCAGCCCCCCGGACAAGACCGGGCCGCACATTCACGCGCTCGCCCGCATCAGCCGGCTGATGACGATCGACAAATTCCGCCACGCGTTGACGGAAGCCAAGACGTCGCAGGAGATCTTCGACGCGATCGTGAAGCAGGAAGCGCAACTGTAA
- a CDS encoding PilZ domain-containing protein, whose protein sequence is MSESAAQAVVDAIERNSAISLLMPATGPGDAKRTRFLGQTSAGIWIECPPKQQLLAETLQRWGKPVGISFRTGEYLVSFSAAILGYRPRFTLSAAVGDVEAICVGEPVGLRMTQRRAGYRAKVALDAEIRTLAWPIDEKASIDIIPPTPGIICDLRDLSINGVGVILKACKGRSPRVSLDDRIRLEVSAAEKHLVIGTRVRQEPRKLPDGSVRVGLNIEGISKTIEGRRTLAQIAQLVAELQRIEARRRRAG, encoded by the coding sequence ATGTCAGAATCCGCCGCCCAAGCCGTTGTTGATGCCATCGAACGCAACAGCGCCATCTCGCTGCTGATGCCGGCGACCGGCCCCGGCGACGCCAAGCGGACGCGGTTCCTCGGACAGACGTCCGCCGGCATCTGGATCGAGTGCCCCCCGAAACAGCAACTGCTCGCAGAAACCCTTCAACGCTGGGGCAAGCCGGTGGGCATCTCGTTCAGGACCGGCGAATACCTCGTCTCGTTCTCGGCGGCGATTCTGGGATACCGGCCGAGGTTCACATTGTCGGCGGCGGTGGGCGATGTCGAAGCGATCTGCGTCGGCGAACCGGTCGGCCTGCGGATGACGCAGCGCCGCGCCGGCTACCGTGCCAAGGTCGCGTTGGATGCCGAAATCAGAACACTCGCCTGGCCGATCGACGAGAAGGCGTCGATCGACATCATCCCGCCGACCCCCGGCATCATCTGCGACCTGCGCGACCTGAGCATCAATGGCGTTGGTGTGATCCTGAAAGCGTGCAAAGGCAGGTCGCCCCGGGTCAGTCTCGACGACCGCATTCGGCTCGAAGTCTCCGCCGCCGAAAAGCACCTGGTCATCGGTACGCGTGTCCGTCAGGAACCCCGCAAGCTGCCTGACGGATCGGTGCGCGTCGGTTTGAACATCGAAGGCATCAGCAAGACCATCGAAGGCCGCCGTACCCTCGCCCAGATCGCCCAACTGGTGGCCGAACTGCAGCGCATCGAAGCCCGCCGACGAAGAGCAGGATGA